The following coding sequences lie in one Zingiber officinale cultivar Zhangliang chromosome 2B, Zo_v1.1, whole genome shotgun sequence genomic window:
- the LOC122047408 gene encoding uncharacterized protein LOC122047408, translating into METLSADDPIAGESPPIPPAQLPDSSRLSQSQSDPPPSDCRTSLEGDGHGDSSEVLYPTPVDIPGSEPKPEVDVHSVDQVTVLGFAAAGSPGASPFSIGDFVWVKTRSHPWWPALVFDPSDAPEVATKAYRSGGSAILVFFFGSDTFSWCEPAHLKPFSHDFHRMLKQSKSGSFVGSVVVALDEIGRRLQSELTCLCIPQENLAKYAASPLTGLPVKNLRPSEFLEHLCKVACDVTAADVLQVLALKSWVIAFGKGWTDCSPGYHHRRTTMELVDKIDLDVPPGDLGDGNGEGDDECWISGTGIQKSTKKSEENSHKSQKRRSIAALIAGMDLDTVEVSDDDEIKVKKKAKKIKKPMKLENDKIDVDECRVEANEETSNTKEETFSNRRERKKSKYLSPPYTCLASHTKSLDSPVAEVKSQRKAVDTSTTRHSATLSFCNYGQEEDTGKPELSMEGILIKDIFSEFLSTVINPLHFKKKPSAELMIKSFFMKYRSLMYSSGSGFLSYQKHQSETCDDDIGSPKQAIVNDCSAIGKLAGKQKKGKNAAKLEIETGSSPKQLTFNDNSEVEKSKGKQKKRKDMPISVAETVSSAKHETINDISEAQKSTSKQKKRKDADNSEIELDSSSKQATVNDSTEAQNSTGKKKERKEAQAGLSSNEVTFNDSSEVRTSAVKSKKRKNASPEVGIGFSPESISHSEHGKAGLNKRMQMDETNIVVSTNVDTQAINVIEDVHENINSKDGATEESVVVLFPNNVDSLQPTDVGKRMNKGKTVHKGKKTEESALNVSEGCQESKSGRKKKKSKLANPVSIVNWSKDIAHGLETNNAVLQRKDGEYFCSYPGALLLTFSPGVSLPSQNELVSAFCKFGVVIESETELLKETNSARIVFAKSTDAEKAFNSSDKNGVFAPPYTSYRLHYLPPIVCSHPIPPPPNACSPQPMPPLPNACSPHPMPPLLNACSSHPIPPLPYIRDSLERMISTLICSSEKETGPSDMMKPDARENLVGDMEGLLKKVKTLIDGAASGT; encoded by the coding sequence ATGGAAACCCTATCTGCCGACGATCCTATCGCCGGAGAGTCTCCACCTATACCACCAGCCCAACTCCCAGACTCTTCCCGACTATCTCAGTCTCAATCAGATCCACCACCCTCCGATTGTAGGACATCTCTCGAGGGGGATGGGCATGGCGACTCCTCCGAGGTACTATATCCAACCCCAGTAGACATCCCCGGATCCGAACCTAAACCCGAGGTGGATGTACATTCCGTCGACCAAGTTACGGTACTAGGGTTTGCTGCAGCCGGATCGCCGGGTGCTTCCCCTTTCTCCATCGGCGATTTCGTGTGGGTGAAGACCAGGAGTCATCCCTGGTGGCCGGCGCTGGTTTTCGATCCTTCTGATGCTCCTGAAGTCGCCACGAAAGCTTACAGGAGTGGTGGTTCGGCCATCCTCGTCTTCTTCTTTGGTAGCGACACCTTTTCCTGGTGCGAACCGGCTCACCTTAAGCCATTTTCTCATGATTTCCATCGCATGCTTAAGCAGAGCAAGTCTGGTAGCTTCGTAGGATCCGTCGTGGTCGCCCTGGATGAGATTGGGCGGCGCCTTCAGTCAGAGCTGACTTGCCTTTGTATTCCGCAGGAGAACCTAGCCAAGTATGCTGCAAGTCCACTCACTGGACTTCCTGTTAAAAATCTCCGCCCGTCGGAGTTCCTTGAGCATCTTTGTAAGGTGGCTTGTGATGTTACCGCGGCTGATGTGCTCCAAGTTCTAGCTCTTAAGAGTTGGGTGATTGCTTTTGGAAAGGGGTGGACTGATTGTTCGCCTGGGTACCATCATCGTCGCACAACAATGGAGTTGGTGGACAAGATCGACCTTGATGTACCACCTGGGGACTTGGGTGATGGAAATGGAGAGGGAGATGATGAGTGTTGGATCAGTGGAACTGGTATTCAAAAAAGTACTAAGAAATCTGAGGAAAATTCACATAAGAGCCAGAAGAGAAGGAGCATAGCAGCGCTCATTGCTGGAATGGATTTGGATACTGTTGaagttagtgatgatgatgagattaaggtaaagaagaaggcaaagaaaataaagaaaccaATGAAGCTTGAGAATGATAAAATTGATGTCGATGAGTGTCGTGTTGAAGCCAATGAAGAAACCTCCAACACCAAAGAAGAAACCTTCTCAAATAGACGGGAGAGAAAAAAGAGCAAGTACCTTTCACCTCCTTACACTTGTTTGGCTTCACATACCAAGTCTTTGGACTCACCAGTTGCTGAGGTGAAATCACAAAGGAAGGCTGTTGACACCTCCACCACTAGACACTCTGCAACCTTGTCGTTTTGTAACTATGGGCAGGAAGAGGATACTGGTAAGCCTGAACTCAGTATGGAAGGCATATTAATTAAAGACATATTCTCAGAGTTCCTCTCTACGGTTATCAATCCACTACATTTTAAGAAGAAACCATCAGCTGAGTTGATGATCAAAAGCTTCTTCATGAAATACAGAAGTTTGATGTATTCTAGTGGATCTGGCTTCCTAAGTTACCAGAAGCATCAGAGTGAAACCTGTGATGATGACATTGGATCTCCCAAACAGGCCATTGTCAATGATTGCTCTGCAATTGGAAAACTTGCAGGGAaacagaagaaggggaagaatgCTGCTAAATTAGAGATAGAAACAGGGTCGAGTCCAAAGCAGTTGACTTTCAATGATAACTCTGAAGTTGAAAAGTccaaagggaaacaaaaaaagAGAAAGGATATGCCTATATCAGTGGCAGAAACAGTTTCAAGTGCAAAACATGAAACTATCAATGATATCTCTGAAGCCCAAAAGTCCACTAGTAAACAGAAAAAGAGAAAGGATGCTGATAATTCTGAGATAGAACTAGATTCTAGTTCAAAACAGGCTACTGTCAATGATAGCACTGAAGCCCAAAATTCTACagggaaaaagaaagagaggaaAGAGGCACAGGCTGGTTTAAGTTCAAATGAGGTAACCTTCAATGATAGCTCTGAAGTGCGGACATCTGCTGTTAAATCGAAAAAGAGAAAGAATGCTAGTCCAGAGGTCGGGATAGGTTTTAGCCCTGAATCAATTAGTCATTCTGAACATGGCAAAGCTGGGCTGAATAAAAGGATGCAAATGGATGAAACTAACATTGTAGTGTCTACCAATGTGGATACTCAAgctataaatgttatagaagatGTGCATGAAAACATAAATAGCAAAGATGGAGCTACTGAAGAGAGTGTGGTGGTTCTGTTCCCTAATAATGTTGATTCTTTGCAACCAACTGATGTTGGAAAAAGGATGAACAAAGGCAAGACGGTGCACAAAGGAAAAAAAACTGAAGAGTCTGCCCTTAATGTTTCAGAGGGTTGTCAAGAAAGCAAATCtggtaggaagaagaagaagagcaaactTGCCAATCCTGTATCTATAGTTAATTGGAGTAAGGACATTGCTCATGGGTTGGAGACAAACAATGCTGTGCTGCAGAGGAAGGATGGTGAATATTTTTGCAGTTACCCTGGAGCTCTTCTCTTAACTTTTTCCCCAGGAGTTTCTCTGCCCTCCCAAAATGAACTTGTTTCGGCATTCTGCAAGTTTGGTGTTGTAATAGAATCAGAAACAGAGTTACTGAAAGAAACTAACAGTGCTCGAATTGTGTTTGCCAAAAGCACTGATGCAGAGAAAGCCTTCAATAGCTCAGACAAGAATGGTGTCTTTGCACCACCTTATACTAGTTATCGTCTTCATTATCTTCCTCCAATTGTATGTTCTCATCCGATCCCTCCACCTCCAAATGCATGTTCTCCGCAACCAATGCCTCCACTTCCAAATGCATGTTCTCCGCATCCGATGCCTCCACTTCTAAATGCATGTTCTTCTCATCCGATCCCTCCACTTCCTTACATAAGAGATAGTCTAGAAAGGATGATATCTACACTGATTTGTTCGTCAGAGAAGGAGACTGGGCCATCAGATATGATGAAGCCTGATGCAAGGGAAAATCTTGTAGGTGACATGGAGGGTCTCCTGAAGAAAGTTAAAACTTTGATAGATGGGGCTGCTTCTGGTACCTAA